The proteins below come from a single Caulobacter flavus genomic window:
- a CDS encoding MaoC/PaaZ C-terminal domain-containing protein, with product MTDMAEPVSTLALAGGALRGLLRRGGEGAFPDATLEAGAWLRREAIAAYAQACGFGPEAGVPLTFPHILAFPLQMRLMLAGDFPYPVMGLVHLSNRIRQHAPLTAGERLAITVRTGRLLAHDKGQAFSLETTARRDGQVVWEGTSVYLRRGRSGRGDPAPTVEDGPARTPIETWPLPADLGRRYARVSGDANPIHTSALGARLLGFKRAIAHGMWVKARAVAALTDGRPVGSAEVEVAFRAPVFLPGEIALLAGPQGGERQFEIKDAQGARTHLRGRLGLEPRDPSC from the coding sequence ATGACCGACATGGCCGAGCCGGTCTCGACCCTGGCCCTCGCCGGCGGGGCCTTGCGAGGACTGCTGCGCCGGGGCGGCGAAGGGGCCTTTCCCGACGCGACGCTTGAGGCGGGCGCCTGGCTGCGGCGCGAGGCGATCGCCGCCTACGCCCAGGCCTGCGGCTTCGGGCCCGAGGCCGGGGTTCCGCTGACCTTCCCGCACATCCTGGCCTTTCCGCTACAGATGCGGCTGATGCTGGCCGGCGACTTTCCGTACCCGGTGATGGGGCTGGTGCACCTGTCCAACCGCATCCGCCAGCACGCGCCGCTGACGGCGGGCGAGCGGCTGGCGATCACCGTGCGGACGGGCCGCCTCCTGGCCCACGACAAGGGCCAGGCCTTCTCGCTGGAGACCACGGCCCGCCGCGACGGCCAGGTCGTGTGGGAAGGAACGAGCGTCTATCTGCGTCGCGGCCGGTCGGGGCGTGGCGATCCGGCCCCGACCGTCGAAGACGGGCCGGCGCGGACGCCGATCGAGACCTGGCCGCTGCCCGCCGATCTTGGCCGTCGCTACGCCAGGGTGTCGGGCGACGCCAACCCCATCCATACCTCGGCCTTGGGCGCCAGGCTGCTGGGCTTCAAGCGCGCCATCGCCCACGGCATGTGGGTCAAGGCTCGCGCCGTGGCCGCCTTGACCGACGGGCGGCCGGTCGGCTCAGCCGAGGTCGAGGTCGCCTTCCGCGCGCCGGTGTTCCTGCCCGGCGAGATCGCTCTGCTCGCCGGTCCGCAAGGCGGCGAGCGCCAATTCGAAATCAAGGACGCCCAGGGCGCGCGCACCCATCTGCGCGGCCGCCTGGGCCTCGAACCACGGGACCCCTCATGCTGA
- a CDS encoding 3-oxoacyl-ACP reductase yields the protein MTDRYLEFANSGLGGWMVGALGLPKPAPLQRRAEAGAAALQPLLLDSAGGGRMGPVLERVAAASGAPLRRRWSADERYGGLVFDASDCIDVASARALYAFFHQAVRSVAEHGRIVVIGTPPEQAATAEAEAIQRGLEGFVRSLAKEARRGIGVQLLYVALGDEEAAASTLDFLLSPRSAYVSGQVVRVSAPQVAGDQRLGHAGRHVLVTGASRGIGEAIVRLFAAEGAQVTALDVPAAREDLEKLAGELGVRPLGLDITAPEAGQALVTAARAAGGFDVVVHNAGITRDRTLARMDAREWDSVMAVNLGAPLALTRALQEAGAIRRNGRIVAVSSLSGVAGNMGQTNYALSKAGWIGAVHRLAKDGLGEGVTINAVAPGFIETRMTAAIPFAIREAGRRMNSMGQGGSPVDVAETIAWLAHPASGGVNGQVVRVCGQSLLGA from the coding sequence ATGACCGACCGCTACCTGGAATTCGCCAACAGCGGCCTGGGCGGCTGGATGGTCGGGGCCCTGGGGCTGCCCAAGCCCGCGCCGCTGCAACGGCGCGCCGAGGCTGGGGCCGCCGCCCTGCAGCCCCTGCTGCTGGACTCGGCCGGCGGCGGCCGGATGGGTCCGGTGCTGGAGCGGGTCGCCGCGGCGTCGGGCGCGCCGCTGCGCCGGCGCTGGTCGGCCGACGAGCGCTACGGCGGCTTGGTCTTCGACGCCTCGGACTGCATCGACGTGGCCTCGGCCAGGGCGCTCTACGCCTTCTTCCACCAGGCGGTGCGCTCGGTGGCCGAGCACGGCCGTATCGTGGTGATCGGCACACCGCCGGAGCAGGCGGCAACCGCCGAGGCCGAGGCGATCCAGCGGGGGCTGGAGGGCTTCGTCCGCTCGCTGGCCAAGGAGGCGCGGCGCGGCATCGGGGTGCAACTGCTGTACGTCGCGCTTGGCGACGAGGAGGCCGCCGCCAGCACGCTCGACTTCCTGCTGTCGCCACGCTCGGCCTACGTGTCGGGCCAGGTGGTGCGGGTATCCGCGCCGCAGGTGGCCGGCGATCAGAGGCTGGGCCATGCCGGTCGGCACGTGCTGGTCACCGGCGCCTCACGCGGCATCGGCGAGGCCATCGTGCGGCTGTTCGCGGCCGAGGGCGCGCAGGTCACGGCGCTGGACGTGCCAGCCGCGCGCGAAGACCTGGAGAAGCTGGCCGGCGAGCTGGGCGTGCGCCCCCTGGGGCTGGACATCACCGCGCCGGAGGCCGGACAGGCCCTGGTGACGGCGGCCCGGGCGGCCGGCGGCTTCGACGTGGTGGTGCACAACGCCGGCATCACCCGCGACCGCACCCTGGCGCGGATGGACGCCCGCGAGTGGGACAGCGTCATGGCCGTCAACCTTGGCGCGCCGCTGGCCCTGACCCGCGCGCTGCAAGAGGCGGGCGCGATCCGCCGCAATGGCCGGATCGTGGCGGTGTCGTCGCTCAGCGGCGTGGCGGGCAACATGGGCCAGACCAACTACGCCCTGTCCAAGGCAGGGTGGATCGGCGCGGTGCATCGCCTGGCCAAGGACGGCCTGGGCGAGGGCGTGACCATCAACGCCGTGGCGCCGGGCTTCATCGAGACCCGTATGACCGCCGCCATCCCCTTCGCCATCCGCGAGGCCGGACGACGGATGAACAGCATGGGGCAGGGCGGCAGTCCGGTCGACGTGGCCGAGACCATCGCCTGGCTGGCCCATCCCGCCAGCGGCGGGGTCAACGGCCAGGTGGTCCGCGTCTGCGGCCAGAGCCTGCTCGGGGCCTGA